The following proteins come from a genomic window of Lachnoclostridium phytofermentans ISDg:
- a CDS encoding MOSC domain-containing protein, with translation MGKVKAICISERRGTQKHCIEKADFTTDWGIVGDAHGGNWHRQISLLSFDKIEDFRKKGADIDFGAFGENIVVEGYDFRSLPVGTRFQCNDVVLEMTQIGKECHTHCQIYHKMGDCIMPREGVFAKVIAEGTISVGDEMKMLEPREDRPLQAAVITLSDKGFKGEREDKSGPLLASILEEQGYEVVESIILPDVQSQIEKELIRLSDGRQVDLILTTGGTGLSVRDVTPEATLAVATRNVPGISEAIRAYSMGITKRAMLSRGASVLRNSTLIINLPGSPKAVKESMEVILSELDHGLKILKGSASECAR, from the coding sequence ATGGGAAAAGTGAAAGCAATATGCATAAGCGAACGCCGCGGTACTCAAAAGCATTGTATAGAAAAAGCGGATTTTACAACAGACTGGGGTATTGTTGGAGATGCTCATGGTGGAAATTGGCATAGACAAATTAGTTTACTATCCTTTGATAAAATAGAGGATTTTAGAAAAAAAGGCGCTGACATAGATTTTGGAGCTTTTGGTGAAAACATTGTAGTGGAAGGCTATGATTTTAGAAGCTTGCCAGTAGGAACGAGATTCCAGTGTAATGATGTAGTACTTGAAATGACCCAAATCGGGAAGGAATGTCATACACATTGTCAGATTTATCATAAGATGGGCGACTGCATTATGCCAAGAGAGGGTGTCTTTGCTAAGGTTATTGCGGAAGGTACTATCAGTGTTGGCGATGAAATGAAGATGCTAGAGCCAAGGGAAGATAGACCGTTACAAGCAGCTGTTATTACCTTAAGTGATAAGGGATTTAAAGGAGAAAGAGAAGATAAAAGCGGACCTCTTCTAGCATCTATATTAGAAGAGCAAGGTTACGAGGTAGTGGAATCCATTATTTTACCTGATGTACAGTCCCAAATTGAGAAGGAATTAATTAGATTATCCGATGGAAGACAGGTGGATTTAATCTTAACAACAGGAGGAACCGGATTATCCGTAAGAGATGTAACTCCAGAAGCAACACTAGCTGTTGCGACAAGAAATGTACCAGGGATTTCAGAAGCAATTCGCGCCTATTCCATGGGGATTACTAAAAGGGCAATGTTAAGCCGTGGTGCTTCTGTGCTACGTAATTCTACATTAATCATTAACCTACCAGGTAGTCCTAAGGCAGTGAAAGAAAGTATGGAAGTTATTTTATCGGAGTTAGATCATGGGCTTAAGATATTAAAAGGCTCTGCATCAGAATGTGCAAGATAG
- the modA gene encoding molybdate ABC transporter substrate-binding protein, with the protein MKKSILSIILVISMMILAVGCTKKNDAGSKDDGNNTGNTNQTENQGNKETDTEEPNTEEPNQEPITILVAAAASMQPSLEELKSMFQDKYPWITVEGTYDSSGKLQTQIEEGLEADVFLSAAMKQMNTLKEENMVDEDTIIQLLENKVVLIVPENVESKVTSFDDILNAEKIAIGDPASVPAGQYAKEIFDNLGIFSKVEEKASLGTNVTEVLNWVAEGSADAGVVYATDAATTDKVVVVANAPEGTLKDPVIYPIGIVSASQKKEAAKLYVEFLQSADAKTIFEKYGFLAK; encoded by the coding sequence ATGAAAAAGAGTATTTTAAGCATTATTTTAGTGATCAGTATGATGATTCTAGCTGTGGGATGTACGAAAAAAAACGATGCTGGTTCAAAGGATGATGGTAATAATACCGGAAATACCAATCAAACAGAAAATCAAGGGAACAAAGAAACAGATACAGAGGAACCAAATACAGAGGAACCAAATCAAGAACCAATCACAATTTTAGTGGCAGCAGCAGCTAGTATGCAGCCATCCCTAGAAGAATTAAAGTCTATGTTCCAGGATAAGTATCCATGGATTACCGTAGAGGGTACTTATGATAGTTCAGGAAAGCTTCAGACCCAAATTGAAGAAGGATTGGAAGCAGATGTTTTCCTATCCGCCGCTATGAAGCAAATGAACACCTTAAAAGAAGAAAATATGGTAGATGAAGATACAATCATTCAACTATTAGAGAATAAAGTTGTACTTATCGTTCCAGAAAACGTAGAATCCAAGGTTACAAGCTTTGATGATATTTTAAATGCTGAAAAGATCGCAATTGGTGATCCAGCTAGTGTACCTGCAGGTCAGTATGCGAAAGAAATCTTTGATAACTTAGGAATCTTTAGCAAGGTAGAAGAAAAAGCAAGTCTTGGTACAAACGTAACTGAAGTATTAAATTGGGTTGCAGAAGGAAGTGCAGATGCAGGTGTTGTATATGCAACGGATGCAGCGACAACAGATAAAGTTGTTGTAGTAGCAAATGCGCCAGAAGGAACTTTAAAAGATCCTGTAATTTACCCAATTGGTATTGTTAGCGCCTCACAGAAGAAAGAAGCTGCGAAACTTTATGTAGAATTCCTTCAAAGCGCGGATGCAAAAACAATATTTGAAAAATACGGATTTTTAGCTAAATAG